From the Desulfopila inferna genome, one window contains:
- a CDS encoding alpha/beta hydrolase — translation MTQIFLHGLDSSSKGTKGRFFKQNYPDCIIPDFAGSLEQRLEKLEVICRNEDSLLLIGSSFGGLMAACFAANHRKRVKRLILLAPALNFPGYPVPEERVTAPTYLLIGSLDQVTPANIVVPLAEKSFANLEVDVVDEDHLLHTAFANLDWNVLTKMN, via the coding sequence ATGACGCAAATTTTTCTCCATGGCCTGGATTCCTCGAGCAAAGGCACCAAGGGACGATTTTTTAAACAGAATTACCCCGATTGTATAATACCTGATTTTGCCGGCAGCCTGGAGCAGCGCCTGGAGAAGCTTGAGGTAATCTGCCGAAATGAAGACTCACTTCTGCTGATCGGCTCCAGCTTCGGCGGCCTCATGGCCGCCTGTTTTGCCGCAAATCACCGGAAGCGCGTCAAACGGTTGATTCTCCTGGCACCCGCTCTGAATTTTCCGGGATATCCTGTCCCTGAAGAGCGGGTTACTGCCCCGACCTACCTGCTCATCGGCAGCCTTGATCAGGTAACTCCGGCCAATATCGTGGTGCCCCTTGCCGAAAAGAGTTTCGCCAACCTGGAGGTAGATGTCGTTGACGAGGACCACCTGCTCCATACCGCCTTCGCCAACCTCGACTGGAACGTTTTGACCAAAATGAACTGA
- a CDS encoding ABC transporter ATP-binding protein — MISMENCSKYFHKGSVNEVFALNSITLRIEEGDFITVIGSNGAGKSTLLNAVAGSFLLDSGTIKVGNREVTGWPEYKRAKFISRVFQDPLLGTCPSATIEQNLALAKKRGQWRGFSKGVKVKDRDGFRKKLRMLGLGLENRLQDRVGLLSGGQRQALTMLMATMIKPEVLLLDEHIAALDPKTAQQILKLTENIVAEKQLTTLMITHNMKHAIQFGNRLIMLHQGRVISDIAGEEKKNLSVDDLLQKFYASSDEELLSDSMLLAR; from the coding sequence ATGATCTCAATGGAAAATTGTTCAAAATATTTCCACAAGGGCAGCGTTAATGAGGTTTTTGCACTTAATTCCATCACCTTGCGTATAGAAGAGGGAGACTTTATCACGGTGATCGGTTCCAATGGTGCTGGAAAATCGACGCTGCTCAATGCCGTTGCCGGCAGCTTTCTGCTCGATTCCGGGACCATCAAGGTGGGCAACCGTGAAGTAACCGGCTGGCCGGAATATAAACGGGCAAAATTCATTTCCCGGGTCTTCCAGGACCCGCTTCTGGGCACCTGCCCTTCGGCAACCATCGAGCAGAATCTGGCACTTGCTAAAAAAAGGGGGCAGTGGCGCGGTTTCTCCAAAGGCGTCAAGGTCAAAGACCGGGATGGTTTCCGCAAGAAATTGCGGATGCTGGGACTCGGGCTGGAAAACAGACTGCAGGACAGGGTGGGTCTGCTTTCCGGCGGACAGCGACAGGCCCTGACTATGCTGATGGCTACCATGATAAAGCCGGAAGTCCTGCTCCTCGATGAGCATATCGCTGCGCTGGACCCCAAGACCGCGCAGCAGATCCTTAAGCTTACCGAAAATATCGTTGCAGAGAAGCAACTGACGACTCTGATGATAACCCATAACATGAAGCATGCCATTCAGTTCGGCAATCGCCTCATCATGTTGCACCAGGGCAGGGTCATCTCCGACATTGCCGGCGAGGAGAAAAAGAACCTGAGCGTCGATGACCTGCTGCAGAAGTTTTATGCCTCCTCTGACGAGGAACTACTTTCCGATTCCATGCTGTTGGCCAGATAG
- a CDS encoding ABC transporter permease: MTLYAALGAVEQGLVYGIMVIGVYLTFRILDFPDLTVDGSLPLGASISAVAITHGVNPYLSLLFALLGGFVAGMVTAVLNTKFKILHLLASILTMIALYSINIRIMSGPNIALLGSDTVFDLVIAYGVPGQYAGMLIFGIFALCVTGFIVWFLKTELGMAILATGDNPKMITSLGVNTHTIIILGVGLSNGLVALSGALVAQNQGAADVGMGIGTIIAGLASVIIGETIFGHSTIAVAFVAALLGSIVYRLAIALALGLEIGGFSFNPSDLNLITALLVIIALIAPGIKKRVVAR, from the coding sequence ATGACACTTTATGCCGCCTTGGGAGCGGTCGAGCAGGGACTGGTCTACGGCATCATGGTCATCGGCGTATACCTTACCTTCAGAATTCTCGATTTTCCCGATCTCACCGTCGACGGCAGTCTGCCGCTGGGCGCCTCGATCTCGGCGGTTGCCATAACCCACGGCGTCAATCCCTATCTTTCCCTGCTCTTTGCTTTGTTGGGCGGTTTTGTTGCCGGCATGGTGACGGCGGTACTCAATACCAAATTCAAGATCCTGCATCTGCTTGCCTCGATCCTGACCATGATCGCTCTTTACTCCATCAATATCCGGATCATGAGCGGCCCTAATATTGCCCTGCTGGGCTCCGATACCGTCTTTGACCTCGTCATCGCCTATGGAGTGCCGGGCCAGTATGCAGGAATGCTGATTTTCGGAATTTTCGCCCTCTGTGTTACCGGGTTTATCGTCTGGTTTCTCAAGACGGAACTGGGTATGGCCATTCTGGCCACCGGCGACAATCCCAAAATGATCACCAGCCTGGGCGTCAACACCCATACCATTATTATTCTCGGAGTCGGGCTCTCTAATGGCCTTGTGGCGCTGAGCGGCGCCCTCGTTGCCCAGAATCAGGGAGCGGCCGATGTTGGCATGGGTATCGGGACGATTATCGCCGGGCTTGCCTCCGTCATTATCGGCGAGACCATTTTCGGGCATTCCACCATTGCCGTGGCCTTTGTTGCCGCATTGCTGGGCTCGATTGTCTATCGTTTGGCAATCGCTCTGGCCCTGGGTTTGGAAATTGGCGGTTTCTCCTTTAATCCAAGTGACTTGAATCTTATTACCGCTCTTTTGGTGATTATCGCTTTAATCGCCCCCGGTATCAAGAAAAGGGTGGTTGCACGATGA
- a CDS encoding ABC transporter substrate-binding protein — translation MKRITALFLLFSLCVASQVYAQGYTISVNQFVEHPALDAVLAGMQDYMKDNSMDVEFKVHNAQANMPTANQIAQQMIGEKSDLLVAIATPSAQACAQALKKAPTDLQRPFVFTAVTDPVSAGLVKDLQNPGGNITGVSDLLPVRKHLEMVLQYKPDIKKLGVMYNAGEANSKATVETIKALSGDMGFQVIEATAAKTADVYQAAKSLIGRTDAVFIPTDNTIISALESVLKIGVQYKLPIFAADIDSVERGAVAAMGFDYYSHGYQTGAMIEKILKGASPGELPVEFQEELQLQINARYSRLMGLEPPQALLDKAAKVYK, via the coding sequence GTGAAGAGGATTACCGCATTGTTTCTGTTGTTTTCCCTATGTGTGGCCAGCCAGGTGTATGCTCAGGGATATACCATTTCGGTGAATCAATTTGTCGAGCACCCGGCTCTCGATGCCGTCCTGGCAGGAATGCAGGACTATATGAAAGACAACTCAATGGATGTTGAGTTCAAAGTACATAATGCCCAGGCCAATATGCCGACAGCAAACCAGATTGCCCAGCAGATGATTGGCGAAAAATCAGACCTGCTGGTTGCCATTGCCACTCCGTCGGCACAGGCCTGCGCCCAGGCGTTGAAAAAAGCCCCGACAGACTTGCAGCGGCCTTTTGTCTTCACCGCAGTAACAGATCCGGTGTCAGCCGGACTGGTGAAGGATCTGCAGAATCCAGGCGGGAATATAACCGGTGTCTCCGATCTCCTGCCGGTGCGTAAGCATCTGGAAATGGTTCTGCAGTATAAGCCGGATATCAAAAAACTTGGAGTAATGTACAACGCCGGTGAAGCCAATTCCAAGGCAACTGTCGAAACCATCAAAGCGTTGAGTGGTGACATGGGTTTCCAGGTGATTGAGGCTACCGCCGCCAAAACCGCTGATGTCTATCAAGCCGCCAAGAGCCTGATAGGCCGCACCGATGCGGTCTTTATTCCCACCGACAACACCATTATCTCCGCGCTCGAATCCGTGCTCAAGATCGGCGTTCAGTATAAACTCCCCATTTTCGCGGCCGACATCGATTCCGTGGAGAGGGGAGCTGTGGCCGCCATGGGTTTTGACTACTACAGTCACGGTTATCAGACCGGAGCGATGATCGAAAAGATATTGAAAGGAGCTTCTCCGGGCGAGTTGCCGGTGGAATTTCAGGAGGAGCTGCAGCTGCAGATCAACGCACGCTATTCAAGGTTGATGGGGCTAGAACCGCCGCAGGCTCTGCTCGATAAGGCGGCTAAAGTTTATAAGTAA
- the gloB gene encoding hydroxyacylglutathione hydrolase has product MKIVPVPCSFDNYSYLLICRKSGKAAVVDPTEAYPLQQEIEREKVQLSAILCTHHHQDHIGGIMDLRQQYPDVEVICHLSEKSRIRVATFFVEDGDRIQIGEVEGKVIHTPGHTRGSVCYHFDDHLFVGDTLFGAGCGRLFEGDARQMFNSLGKLAALPDETLIYFGHEYTRKNLEFAIRVEPQNRGVGRRLEGVNATAGITTPTTLALEKKTNPFLRTDSDDIKTILIQQGEADLQSPVEVFALLRRMRNDF; this is encoded by the coding sequence ATGAAAATAGTTCCGGTTCCGTGCTCCTTCGATAACTATTCCTACCTGTTAATCTGCCGGAAGTCGGGAAAGGCGGCCGTGGTCGATCCGACCGAGGCCTATCCTCTCCAGCAGGAAATAGAAAGGGAAAAAGTCCAACTCTCGGCGATCTTATGCACGCATCATCACCAGGACCATATCGGCGGTATTATGGATTTGCGGCAGCAATATCCAGATGTGGAGGTCATCTGTCATCTCTCCGAGAAATCCCGTATTCGGGTAGCGACTTTCTTTGTTGAAGATGGCGATAGGATACAGATTGGAGAAGTAGAGGGTAAGGTAATTCATACTCCCGGGCATACCAGGGGAAGTGTCTGTTATCATTTTGATGACCATCTTTTCGTCGGCGATACCCTTTTCGGGGCAGGTTGCGGCAGGCTTTTCGAGGGCGATGCCCGACAAATGTTCAATTCATTGGGGAAACTGGCTGCCCTTCCGGATGAAACCCTGATCTACTTCGGTCATGAGTATACCCGAAAGAATCTGGAATTTGCCATAAGGGTCGAACCGCAGAACAGGGGAGTTGGCCGACGTCTTGAGGGGGTGAATGCTACGGCCGGTATCACCACCCCGACCACACTGGCGCTTGAGAAAAAAACCAATCCATTTCTTCGTACAGATTCGGATGACATCAAAACAATTCTGATACAGCAGGGCGAAGCCGATCTGCAATCCCCCGTTGAGGTGTTTGCACTTCTGCGTCGGATGCGCAATGATTTTTGA
- the nudC gene encoding NAD(+) diphosphatase: protein MQKTYYIFQKNKVVYKPAEGRPRPFSRQEKDTLYQKDKVISRRLPGKEEIHAVALPDDMVLPGDHELIPLRRLLGWVDDHLFARWGTASQLLHWCHTNRYCGSCGTATIAHPSEQSWLCPACSAHHYPAISPCIIVLIHRNEEILLARSPRFSGNMYSTLAGFIEPGESAEQTVHREIYEEVRVKVKNIEYFKSQPWPFPSQLMLGFFAEYASGEIKVDGVEICDAQWYRFDSLPEIPGPGTIAGQLIRFHIHSKRI from the coding sequence ATGCAGAAAACATACTACATTTTCCAAAAGAATAAAGTGGTATATAAACCTGCTGAAGGCAGACCGCGTCCTTTCAGCCGGCAGGAAAAGGATACGCTCTATCAGAAGGATAAGGTTATCTCTCGCAGGCTTCCCGGGAAAGAGGAGATACACGCAGTCGCCCTGCCGGACGACATGGTACTGCCCGGTGATCATGAACTGATACCGTTGCGCAGGCTGCTGGGCTGGGTCGATGATCATCTGTTCGCCCGGTGGGGTACAGCATCACAGCTGCTCCATTGGTGCCACACCAACAGATACTGCGGCAGCTGCGGCACCGCGACCATCGCTCATCCCAGCGAACAGTCATGGCTGTGCCCCGCTTGCTCGGCGCATCATTATCCCGCCATATCACCCTGTATCATCGTCTTGATCCATCGGAACGAAGAGATCCTGCTGGCCCGCTCACCCCGTTTCTCAGGCAATATGTACAGCACGCTGGCCGGCTTCATCGAACCGGGTGAATCTGCGGAACAGACCGTCCATCGGGAAATTTATGAGGAGGTTCGGGTCAAAGTAAAAAATATCGAATACTTCAAGAGTCAACCGTGGCCCTTTCCCAGCCAGCTTATGCTCGGCTTTTTTGCTGAATATGCCTCTGGTGAGATCAAGGTTGACGGAGTTGAGATCTGCGATGCCCAGTGGTACCGGTTTGACAGTCTGCCCGAGATTCCGGGACCGGGTACCATTGCCGGCCAGCTGATAAGGTTTCATATCCACTCAAAGCGAATCTGA
- a CDS encoding periplasmic heavy metal sensor, whose amino-acid sequence MNTRKIIIAIAIIAGLGLVGFQQASARGWGGGCPGYGMNYQQLDDATKAKVDAFRAETANLRKEIAMKRAEKRALLNNQAPDPQAVAKVEGQLFDLRTEMQNKAGDAGIPMMGMGQMGMGGPGNGGMGRGMGRGMGPCYNQQGRN is encoded by the coding sequence ATGAATACCAGAAAGATAATCATCGCTATCGCAATTATTGCAGGGCTCGGACTTGTCGGATTTCAGCAGGCTTCAGCCAGAGGATGGGGAGGCGGTTGTCCTGGCTACGGCATGAATTACCAGCAGCTCGATGACGCAACCAAGGCAAAGGTGGATGCCTTTAGGGCAGAAACTGCCAATCTTCGTAAAGAGATAGCTATGAAAAGGGCGGAGAAAAGGGCTTTGCTGAATAATCAGGCCCCCGATCCTCAGGCAGTTGCCAAAGTAGAAGGTCAGCTCTTTGATTTACGAACGGAAATGCAGAATAAAGCCGGAGATGCAGGCATTCCTATGATGGGTATGGGACAAATGGGGATGGGTGGTCCGGGTAATGGCGGCATGGGCCGTGGCATGGGCCGCGGAATGGGCCCCTGCTATAATCAGCAGGGCAGGAACTAA
- a CDS encoding YitT family protein, with protein sequence MSMQENLITSDKIVSLKRNYRYSVGWNLMLLTVGSLIFMIGINGVVVHHSFIPGGLFGTCLLLYHKTGWFSPGILFFLINIPLCVVGWFLVSRRFVLYSVYTATVVTILSETLVLDLGIHEQIYAALAGGFLVGAGGGIILRSIGSSGGLDIVAIILYKFYNIGIGKFFMFYNVVLFAFVFTGYTADIFVASILLVFISSKALDHFLTFFNQRKVVYVISDFSDKIAAVVTEEMKMGATFIQGKGAYSGKEKRILMAITNNIQLKKLEELVFTIDDEALFIVENSYDVIGSSFGKRKIY encoded by the coding sequence ATGAGTATGCAGGAAAACCTTATCACCAGTGATAAAATTGTCTCTCTTAAAAGGAACTACAGATATTCGGTGGGCTGGAATCTGATGCTGTTGACAGTGGGGTCGCTGATTTTTATGATAGGGATTAACGGTGTTGTCGTTCACCACAGCTTTATCCCCGGAGGGCTGTTCGGCACCTGCCTCCTTCTCTACCATAAAACGGGATGGTTCTCTCCCGGCATACTTTTTTTCCTGATAAATATTCCCTTGTGTGTTGTCGGATGGTTTCTGGTAAGCAGGCGTTTTGTCCTCTACTCCGTCTATACAGCCACAGTGGTAACTATTTTGTCGGAAACCCTGGTCCTTGACTTAGGCATACATGAGCAGATTTATGCGGCACTTGCCGGCGGCTTTCTTGTCGGCGCCGGAGGGGGAATCATTCTGCGATCCATAGGCTCGTCGGGAGGCCTTGATATCGTCGCCATTATCCTGTATAAATTTTACAATATAGGTATCGGTAAATTCTTCATGTTTTACAATGTCGTATTGTTTGCCTTCGTGTTCACTGGATATACTGCCGATATTTTCGTGGCCTCCATTCTGCTCGTCTTTATATCTTCAAAGGCTCTTGATCATTTCCTCACCTTCTTTAACCAGCGCAAGGTGGTCTATGTCATCAGTGATTTCAGTGACAAGATTGCCGCTGTGGTCACTGAGGAAATGAAGATGGGAGCTACCTTTATTCAGGGAAAGGGTGCCTACTCTGGCAAGGAAAAGCGTATTCTCATGGCAATAACCAACAACATTCAGCTGAAGAAACTGGAGGAACTCGTTTTTACAATAGATGACGAGGCCCTGTTTATTGTGGAAAACAGCTACGATGTGATCGGCTCTAGTTTTGGGAAAAGGAAAATTTACTGA
- a CDS encoding FG-GAP repeat domain-containing protein: MVEIPFHHIYQASRRIPYTAGAVIDVDNDGVEELFLGGGVRQSDGLFVFTGEGFVNVADQVNLIKLGDDVTLGAAVIDFDNNGYQDLVISRESGIWLYSNYDGKFEMERLDLGIPTRGVPLAVAVADLNLDGHFDFFLPIVTRTSMFDWLSGPSESSGIQPRLYINNGDTTFFDSTESAGLDAMTEARQAIFLDLDDDGKEDLTVFHTDGTLSTWKNRDSLLFENKHASLQGGYMGLGAGDYNSDGHVDFLLTNRGETLPQLFLKVIQSKRLDHFRNWILLKNKGYFSFEDAAKPTRLSGDELARGSLFTDLNNDGRTDLVVSQNHPYWLPHWLERLRLPGRTLLQNQSGAFAEVGELTGLTNSEFGVAPLQADFNMDGLPDIIHLNLDGKSRIFLSKPGKNNYLIVQLDDSVRSLGATVYVKTLSGKTMKKIDLAGNALCSDSSHRLFFGLADDKAVDVIVEYSNGETDQTSGVLFNKKITF; the protein is encoded by the coding sequence ATGGTAGAAATTCCTTTCCACCATATCTATCAAGCATCACGTAGGATTCCCTATACCGCTGGAGCGGTGATCGATGTTGATAACGATGGTGTGGAAGAGCTTTTTCTTGGAGGCGGTGTTCGTCAGTCCGACGGCTTATTCGTCTTCACGGGTGAGGGTTTTGTCAATGTGGCCGATCAGGTTAATCTGATTAAACTGGGGGACGATGTCACCCTCGGAGCAGCGGTCATCGATTTTGACAACAACGGCTATCAGGATCTGGTGATCTCACGAGAATCGGGAATCTGGCTCTATAGCAATTACGACGGCAAGTTTGAAATGGAACGCCTTGACCTTGGCATACCGACCCGAGGAGTTCCCCTGGCTGTTGCTGTTGCCGATCTCAACCTTGATGGTCATTTCGATTTTTTCCTTCCCATCGTTACAAGAACATCTATGTTTGACTGGCTTTCCGGTCCATCGGAAAGCAGCGGGATCCAGCCGCGACTTTATATTAATAATGGAGATACCACGTTTTTCGATAGTACTGAAAGTGCTGGGCTGGATGCAATGACCGAGGCCCGCCAAGCCATATTTCTCGATCTCGACGATGATGGCAAGGAAGATTTAACTGTTTTTCATACAGATGGGACGCTAAGCACCTGGAAGAACAGGGATAGTCTTCTTTTTGAGAACAAACATGCAAGCCTTCAGGGAGGTTATATGGGATTGGGCGCCGGTGATTATAACAGCGACGGTCATGTGGATTTTCTTCTGACCAATAGAGGGGAAACTCTGCCGCAACTCTTCCTGAAGGTGATTCAAAGCAAAAGGCTGGACCATTTCAGGAACTGGATTCTCCTGAAAAATAAAGGATATTTCTCTTTTGAAGATGCCGCAAAGCCGACCCGGCTTAGTGGAGACGAGCTGGCCAGAGGATCGCTTTTTACCGATTTAAATAATGATGGCCGCACGGATCTTGTGGTTTCCCAGAACCATCCATACTGGCTGCCACATTGGCTTGAAAGATTGCGTTTACCGGGCAGAACCCTTTTGCAGAATCAATCCGGTGCATTCGCTGAAGTGGGTGAACTCACCGGTCTGACAAACTCCGAATTCGGGGTTGCTCCTCTGCAGGCCGACTTTAACATGGACGGCCTTCCTGACATTATCCACCTCAACCTGGACGGCAAATCACGTATTTTTCTCAGCAAGCCCGGAAAAAATAATTACCTGATTGTTCAGCTTGACGATTCAGTAAGATCGCTGGGTGCGACGGTGTATGTGAAAACCCTTTCCGGCAAAACCATGAAAAAGATTGATCTTGCCGGTAATGCACTTTGTTCCGATTCTTCTCATCGACTTTTTTTCGGTTTAGCGGATGATAAGGCTGTTGATGTTATTGTCGAATATAGTAATGGCGAAACAGATCAGACATCCGGAGTTCTCTTCAACAAAAAAATTACCTTTTAG
- a CDS encoding plasmid pRiA4b ORF-3 family protein gives MAIIHGDFSGHKEKPKKNGKEKDNKPAPLYQLHVSLTFSDPLIWRRILVPGEITLHQLHQVLQLCMGWSGTHKHQFYVGKIFYDMDPGKNDNGRYHEADYDLQTLEEAMKWCFIYLYDAGDGWEHEIALEESVAPQLGQKYPVVVDGEYAAPPEDVGGVHGYTEFLSLMENSEDKARRRIMEEWNLSDFDPFHFDCRKINDELKEYLWIK, from the coding sequence ATGGCAATCATACACGGTGATTTTAGTGGTCATAAAGAAAAGCCGAAGAAAAATGGAAAAGAGAAGGACAACAAACCTGCTCCTTTGTACCAGCTGCATGTCTCTCTGACATTTTCAGATCCGCTTATTTGGAGGCGGATTCTGGTTCCCGGCGAAATAACACTGCACCAGCTGCACCAGGTACTGCAGCTCTGCATGGGATGGTCCGGCACACACAAGCATCAGTTTTATGTAGGAAAAATCTTTTACGATATGGATCCTGGAAAAAACGATAATGGACGCTATCATGAGGCCGATTACGATCTGCAAACCCTGGAAGAGGCCATGAAATGGTGCTTCATCTATCTCTATGATGCCGGTGACGGCTGGGAGCATGAAATCGCTCTGGAGGAATCCGTTGCTCCTCAGCTGGGACAAAAGTATCCTGTTGTTGTTGATGGTGAATATGCTGCGCCACCTGAGGATGTAGGCGGAGTACATGGCTACACTGAATTTCTCTCCCTTATGGAAAATTCCGAGGACAAGGCCAGACGGAGGATTATGGAGGAGTGGAATCTGAGTGATTTTGACCCATTTCATTTTGATTGCCGGAAAATCAATGACGAGCTTAAAGAATATCTCTGGATTAAATAA
- a CDS encoding M48 family metallopeptidase, translating to MTYKNISCSPRLLLRQLTVVLLLLFSFGCEDTNLLILTSAGVDAVNAITLSDEDVRTIAAGAAAVIDGENRLAPPGSIYSRRLQGLVARHQKRDGFDFDYEVYLKDEVNAFAMADGTVRIFFGLMDMMTDEELLFVIGHEMGHVVKRHSRKKVVLAYTAGAVRKGLASQNNQIGQLAASTLGGLAQRLTNAQFSQHEERQADDYGVTFLREEGHTVTAAVSALRKFEELAGRHTFLSSHPDPADRAERLVGKEGEEESFLATLINILKSLVIVIINLVRSLLSWF from the coding sequence ATGACCTATAAAAATATTTCTTGTTCTCCCCGGCTTCTACTCCGCCAGTTGACGGTAGTCCTGCTGCTGCTGTTTAGCTTTGGTTGCGAGGACACCAATCTGTTGATTTTGACGTCAGCTGGCGTGGATGCCGTTAATGCGATCACCCTCAGCGATGAAGATGTGCGGACTATCGCCGCTGGGGCGGCGGCTGTCATAGACGGTGAAAATCGACTGGCTCCACCCGGGTCCATTTACAGCAGGCGGTTGCAGGGCCTGGTGGCTCGGCACCAGAAGCGCGACGGCTTTGATTTCGACTATGAGGTATATTTGAAAGACGAGGTCAACGCCTTTGCCATGGCCGACGGAACGGTTCGGATTTTTTTTGGATTAATGGATATGATGACGGATGAAGAGCTGCTTTTTGTAATCGGACACGAAATGGGGCATGTAGTGAAACGCCATTCCCGGAAAAAGGTTGTCCTTGCCTATACTGCCGGTGCTGTGCGCAAAGGATTGGCATCCCAGAACAACCAGATAGGACAACTTGCCGCATCAACCCTGGGCGGCCTTGCCCAGCGTTTGACAAATGCCCAGTTTTCACAGCACGAGGAACGACAGGCTGATGATTACGGCGTCACCTTTCTCAGGGAAGAGGGGCATACTGTTACGGCGGCAGTCAGCGCCTTGCGGAAGTTCGAGGAGCTTGCCGGGCGCCATACTTTCCTCTCCAGTCATCCCGATCCCGCCGACAGAGCCGAGCGCCTGGTCGGGAAAGAGGGAGAGGAAGAATCTTTTCTGGCAACCCTCATCAATATTCTGAAAAGCCTGGTAATCGTCATTATCAACTTGGTCCGATCACTCTTGTCGTGGTTTTAA
- a CDS encoding methyltransferase: protein MKKNWDVGKLLSVSSGYWKGCTLQAGVRLEIFSHIGGEQLTAEKIAARIGTDGRATEFLLNGLTALGLLVKEENYFSNTSFATAFLSRNSPKYMGHIILHHHHLLDGWAQLDKTVVTGGPVEQRSFGEEAERESFLMGMFNLAMELAPRIAEEVDLHGSKHLLDLGGGPGTYAIHFCLANPELQATIWDRPTTRPFAKKTVESFNLGERIFFIGGDLTADPVSGGPYDAAWLSHILHSNSEKECREIIAKTVAQMSPGGRIFIHDFILDNSKVSPEFAALFSLNMLINTSQGRSYSEEEIMAMMLDAGVSKIRRHTFSSPNDSSILFGVV from the coding sequence ATGAAAAAAAATTGGGATGTCGGCAAGCTTCTCAGTGTGTCAAGCGGGTACTGGAAAGGCTGTACGCTTCAGGCCGGTGTCCGGCTGGAAATCTTCTCTCATATCGGCGGGGAACAGCTGACTGCAGAGAAAATAGCCGCTCGAATCGGAACAGATGGCCGGGCCACCGAATTTCTGCTCAACGGTCTGACCGCCTTGGGCCTGCTTGTAAAAGAAGAAAACTATTTCAGCAATACTTCCTTTGCCACTGCTTTCCTCTCCAGGAATTCACCCAAATACATGGGCCATATCATCCTTCATCATCATCATTTACTCGACGGCTGGGCACAACTCGACAAAACCGTGGTCACTGGAGGTCCGGTAGAGCAGAGATCATTTGGAGAAGAGGCCGAAAGAGAAAGCTTCCTCATGGGTATGTTCAATCTGGCCATGGAATTGGCCCCTCGAATTGCCGAAGAGGTCGATCTGCACGGCTCAAAGCACCTTCTTGATCTTGGCGGCGGACCGGGTACCTATGCCATCCATTTCTGTTTGGCCAATCCGGAACTGCAAGCTACCATATGGGACAGACCCACCACCCGGCCCTTTGCCAAAAAAACAGTTGAATCCTTCAATCTCGGCGAACGCATTTTCTTTATCGGCGGAGACCTTACTGCCGATCCGGTCAGCGGAGGTCCTTACGATGCCGCCTGGCTCTCCCATATCCTTCATAGCAACAGCGAAAAAGAGTGCCGGGAAATAATCGCCAAGACGGTTGCGCAAATGTCTCCCGGCGGCAGGATTTTTATTCATGACTTTATTCTGGATAACTCCAAGGTCAGCCCCGAATTTGCAGCTCTTTTCAGTCTGAACATGCTGATCAACACATCTCAGGGAAGGTCATATTCCGAAGAAGAGATAATGGCCATGATGCTTGATGCCGGAGTATCAAAAATCAGGCGCCATACTTTCAGCAGCCCCAACGACTCATCAATCCTCTTTGGTGTTGTATAA
- a CDS encoding DUF2058 domain-containing protein, with protein sequence MGKTLQDQFLKMGLIDKQKFNQSKKDKHTRLKGQQKDENEIAEMARQALAEKKKKDQQLNKKKIAQREAKEASAKARQLIETHKIKAEDGDIPYNFKHENTIKKLRLAQKTIDSLALGKVGIVKLAGEYQLVPAATIYKVRELNSKLVVLLNAPPGKKDKDSDDPYGEYAIPDDLMW encoded by the coding sequence ATGGGAAAGACATTACAGGATCAGTTCCTAAAAATGGGTCTTATTGACAAGCAGAAATTTAATCAGTCAAAAAAAGACAAACATACCCGGCTAAAGGGACAGCAGAAGGACGAAAACGAGATTGCCGAGATGGCCAGGCAGGCATTGGCTGAAAAGAAGAAAAAGGACCAGCAGCTTAACAAAAAGAAAATCGCCCAGCGAGAAGCCAAGGAAGCATCGGCAAAGGCTCGTCAGCTTATCGAAACCCATAAAATTAAAGCCGAAGACGGAGATATTCCTTATAATTTCAAGCATGAGAACACCATAAAAAAGCTGCGTCTTGCCCAGAAGACCATCGATAGCCTGGCTCTCGGGAAGGTGGGAATCGTCAAACTGGCGGGAGAATATCAACTGGTACCGGCGGCCACAATCTATAAGGTACGGGAGCTTAACAGCAAACTGGTGGTGCTTCTCAATGCTCCCCCCGGCAAGAAAGATAAAGATTCTGACGATCCTTATGGAGAATATGCCATACCGGACGATCTGATGTGGTAA